The following are from one region of the Phycisphaeraceae bacterium genome:
- a CDS encoding S8 family serine peptidase has product MEGPGTHIALLSRRRCSRRVAAVLSFVLAGSSFAMPSSSGIIDSPGPDLPEPRPRVPLSVEYPLGANSLRLYSTLSDAASQAATALPLSDRPGFPPVVTGLSRVLVAFDSDLSFEQVDQRLRGAGVTGEIRLLRSPSGSGPRHAWIGETSTALEAFAIAWELRAQPGVRYAEPDAIFARNSFSIDDPLFPAQWHLRNTAQTGGIPGIDSNVIGAWETTLGSGVIVALLDGGVEPGHPDYAPNVVGSFRNTFDPFRPGDTGLHGTAMAGLIAGRDNSIGVRGISPRAGLFIASVLGRSESQLIEAMYQSVDAGASILCVAWGPAALGVMGEALVDAIEDLRDNARDGRGVVFVVSAGNAKLPMTLQNPIGTLPGVLAVGRYDHRASVPFQAFGPWMGVLAPASGAGAAITTTDLSGPPGFDAGDYTQDFTGSSASAALVAGIAALVQSAHQELTASQIVRIIKERARRPTPNEDVFYQPEVRPFQLRREFSESLGYGLVDATRAVAAANTSASTPGLSWPAPVRDLRVVETTGAGTTIAWTNPPSGPEGEYDTALVVRFTGTRDWIPMDGRIYKPGEVVEAGVTVLALGALDSFTDAGVTARDAAEYVVYVRNQARRHSFGETVFKPRQRQITLFFDDMEDEPFGWDSSGDWGRGQPDLFTARGTQTGNLGRPLPNAIVGFNQPRSGNSLRATRLDGFYSSSVDHTLTSPVLNLTEGRLASVTATYYELLEVRGAGFDFARVEVVDAPPGGIEPSVLATLLDAHDPTSYRWRAQSFDLTPFIGQRVRLRWTLKVDPFEPTQFPGFLGWYLDDLLVTADCVTGDCEGEPPPPPPPPPPPPPPPPPPIDGPLPKLIRIILEALSMPPQGGAGPSSPGAAGLEAPDALPLGTPDPSRLRDLLAAFGAATGDAGFDPALDLDSDGVIGATDLILLLQGVRPPSQDWRLSR; this is encoded by the coding sequence ATGGAAGGTCCGGGAACGCACATCGCGCTCCTGAGTCGCCGCCGGTGTTCGCGCCGGGTCGCGGCGGTGCTTTCCTTCGTCCTTGCCGGTTCGTCGTTCGCGATGCCGTCTTCGTCGGGGATCATCGACTCACCCGGCCCGGACTTGCCCGAGCCCAGGCCGCGAGTGCCCCTGAGCGTGGAGTACCCGCTGGGGGCCAACTCGCTGCGTTTGTATTCAACGCTCTCAGACGCGGCATCGCAGGCAGCGACGGCCCTTCCCCTGTCCGACCGCCCCGGGTTCCCCCCAGTGGTCACGGGGCTCTCGCGCGTGCTCGTCGCGTTCGATTCGGATCTGTCCTTCGAGCAGGTGGACCAGCGACTTCGCGGCGCCGGGGTGACGGGCGAGATCCGCTTGCTCCGCTCGCCCAGCGGGTCCGGGCCCCGGCACGCGTGGATCGGCGAGACATCCACGGCGCTGGAAGCGTTCGCGATCGCGTGGGAGCTTCGCGCGCAGCCCGGCGTGCGCTACGCGGAGCCGGACGCGATCTTCGCGAGAAACTCCTTCTCGATCGACGACCCGCTCTTCCCGGCGCAGTGGCACCTGCGCAACACGGCGCAGACCGGGGGCATCCCGGGGATCGACTCGAACGTGATCGGCGCGTGGGAGACCACGCTCGGCAGCGGCGTGATCGTCGCGCTGCTCGACGGCGGCGTCGAGCCGGGCCACCCCGATTATGCGCCGAACGTCGTCGGCTCGTTCCGCAATACCTTCGACCCGTTCCGCCCCGGCGACACCGGTCTGCACGGCACGGCGATGGCGGGGCTGATCGCCGGGCGCGACAACTCGATCGGCGTGCGAGGGATCTCGCCGCGCGCCGGGTTGTTTATCGCTTCCGTGCTCGGCCGATCGGAGTCGCAGCTGATCGAGGCGATGTACCAGTCGGTCGATGCCGGCGCGTCGATCCTCTGCGTGGCGTGGGGACCGGCGGCGCTGGGCGTTATGGGCGAAGCCCTCGTCGACGCGATAGAAGACCTGCGCGACAACGCGCGTGACGGGCGCGGCGTGGTGTTCGTCGTTTCGGCCGGCAACGCGAAGCTCCCTATGACGCTGCAGAACCCGATCGGCACGCTGCCGGGCGTCCTGGCTGTCGGTCGGTACGACCATCGCGCGTCGGTCCCATTCCAGGCCTTCGGCCCCTGGATGGGCGTGCTCGCGCCGGCGTCCGGCGCCGGGGCCGCGATCACAACCACTGATCTCAGCGGCCCCCCGGGCTTCGACGCAGGGGACTACACGCAGGACTTCACCGGCTCCAGCGCGTCGGCAGCACTGGTTGCAGGCATCGCGGCGCTGGTGCAGAGCGCTCACCAGGAGCTGACCGCTTCTCAGATCGTGCGGATCATCAAAGAGCGCGCCCGACGCCCGACGCCGAACGAGGACGTCTTCTATCAGCCCGAGGTGCGTCCGTTCCAGCTCAGGCGTGAGTTCAGCGAGTCGCTCGGGTACGGTCTCGTCGACGCGACTCGCGCCGTCGCCGCAGCAAACACGAGCGCATCGACGCCCGGGCTTTCGTGGCCCGCCCCGGTTCGAGACCTGCGCGTGGTGGAAACAACCGGCGCGGGAACGACGATCGCGTGGACGAACCCCCCGAGCGGACCGGAAGGCGAGTACGACACCGCGCTGGTCGTCCGCTTCACGGGAACGCGGGACTGGATCCCGATGGACGGCAGAATCTACAAGCCCGGAGAGGTCGTCGAAGCGGGCGTGACCGTGCTCGCGCTCGGCGCGCTGGATTCGTTCACGGACGCCGGCGTGACGGCGCGCGACGCCGCCGAGTATGTCGTCTATGTGCGCAACCAGGCGCGACGCCACAGCTTCGGCGAGACGGTGTTCAAGCCCCGCCAGCGACAGATCACGCTCTTCTTCGACGACATGGAGGACGAGCCCTTCGGCTGGGACAGCTCCGGCGACTGGGGCCGGGGTCAGCCCGATCTCTTTACCGCGCGCGGCACGCAGACGGGCAACCTCGGCAGGCCTCTCCCGAACGCGATCGTCGGGTTCAACCAGCCACGCAGCGGCAACTCGCTGCGCGCCACGCGCCTCGACGGGTTCTATTCATCCTCCGTCGACCACACGCTGACATCGCCGGTGCTGAACCTGACCGAGGGGCGACTCGCGAGTGTGACCGCGACCTATTACGAGCTGCTGGAGGTTCGCGGCGCCGGGTTCGACTTCGCGAGGGTCGAGGTCGTCGACGCCCCGCCCGGAGGCATCGAGCCCAGCGTGCTCGCGACGCTGCTCGACGCGCACGACCCGACCTCCTACCGGTGGCGCGCGCAGTCCTTCGATCTCACGCCCTTCATCGGCCAGCGTGTCCGGCTTCGCTGGACGCTGAAGGTGGACCCGTTCGAGCCGACGCAGTTCCCGGGGTTCCTGGGCTGGTATCTCGACGACCTGCTCGTCACCGCGGACTGCGTGACGGGTGATTGCGAGGGCGAGCCCCCGCCGCCTCCTCCGCCGCCCCCTCCGCCTCCGCCGCCGCCCCCTCCTCCGATCGATGGGCCGCTGCCCAAACTGATCCGCATCATCCTGGAGGCCCTGTCGATGCCGCCGCAGGGCGGGGCGGGCCCGTCGTCCCCCGGGGCAGCGGGGCTCGAAGCACCGGACGCCCTTCCGCTTGGGACTCCGGACCCGTCGCGTCTACGCGATCTCCTGGCCGCGTTCGGCGCCGCGACGGGAGACGCCGGGTTCGACCCGGCGCTCGACCTGGACTCCGACGGCGTCATCGGCGCGACGGACCTGATCCTCCTCTTGCAGGGCGTGCGTCCCCCGTCACAGGATTGGCGTCTTTCGCGCTGA
- the purE gene encoding 5-(carboxyamino)imidazole ribonucleotide mutase — protein sequence MTAPGKHESPLVGVIMGSQSDWETMSHASEALEALGVPHEVRVVSAHRTPDLLFEYASTAEQRGLRVIIAGAGGAAHLPGMCASKTHLPVLGVPVESKALHGVDSLLSIVQMPAGIPVATLAIGKAGATNAAILAASILSHDHPAIGEALRAYRRYQTTHVLENPDPRVSVKAGQP from the coding sequence ATGACCGCTCCCGGCAAGCACGAATCGCCCCTCGTCGGCGTCATCATGGGTTCGCAGTCCGACTGGGAGACCATGTCGCACGCCAGCGAGGCGCTCGAGGCGCTCGGCGTCCCCCACGAGGTGCGCGTGGTCTCGGCGCATCGCACGCCGGACCTTCTTTTCGAGTACGCCTCGACCGCCGAGCAGCGCGGCCTGCGAGTGATCATCGCCGGGGCCGGGGGCGCCGCCCACCTGCCGGGCATGTGCGCGAGCAAGACGCACCTGCCCGTGCTGGGCGTGCCCGTCGAGAGCAAGGCCCTCCACGGCGTCGACTCGCTGCTCTCGATCGTGCAGATGCCGGCCGGGATCCCCGTCGCGACGCTCGCGATCGGGAAGGCCGGCGCGACCAACGCCGCCATCCTCGCCGCGTCGATCCTGTCGCACGACCACCCGGCGATCGGCGAGGCGCTCCGCGCGTACCGGCGATACCAGACGACCCACGTGCTCGAGAACCCCGATCCGCGCGTGAGCGTGAAGGCGGGCCAGCCATGA
- a CDS encoding 5-(carboxyamino)imidazole ribonucleotide synthase — MIPSNTSRREGKTVGILGGGQLGRMLALAGAPWGLRFVFLDPSPEACSKDLGPLVTAGYDDRRALAELADRADLITYEFENVPSDAARWLAKRTPVHPSPEALDASQDRLTEKRFFELLGARVPRYAHVDARLDLTAAIEHIGLPSILKTRRMGYDGRGQWMLRTAADGVDAIAHLGGAGTVLEEFVRFDRELSIVAARGATGEIACYPLVENVHDEGILRQTVAPAPGIPAQVQAEAERIARGALETLNYVGVIAIEFFLVGDQLFVNEMAPRVHNTGHWTIEGARTSQFAQHLRAILGLPLGDPTPLGRSVMFNCVGGMPSLEDVITIEGAHLHDYAKGRRPGRKVGHLTVVSLGGPDDPTFDDRVAKARALVDGAWRR; from the coding sequence ATGATCCCTTCCAACACCTCGCGCCGCGAGGGCAAGACGGTCGGCATCCTCGGGGGCGGGCAGCTCGGGCGCATGCTCGCGCTCGCTGGCGCGCCGTGGGGGCTGCGTTTCGTGTTCCTTGACCCCTCTCCCGAGGCGTGCTCGAAGGACCTCGGCCCGCTGGTCACAGCGGGCTACGACGACCGTCGCGCCCTCGCCGAGCTCGCCGACCGGGCCGACCTGATCACCTACGAGTTCGAGAATGTGCCGAGCGACGCCGCGCGCTGGCTCGCGAAGCGCACCCCGGTGCACCCCTCGCCGGAGGCGCTCGACGCGTCGCAGGACCGCCTGACCGAGAAGCGATTCTTTGAACTGCTCGGCGCGCGCGTGCCCCGGTACGCGCACGTCGACGCGCGACTCGACCTCACCGCCGCCATCGAGCACATCGGCCTGCCCTCGATCCTGAAGACGCGGCGTATGGGCTACGACGGGCGAGGGCAGTGGATGCTGCGCACCGCCGCGGACGGCGTCGACGCCATCGCTCACCTCGGGGGCGCCGGCACCGTCCTCGAGGAATTCGTCCGCTTCGACCGCGAGCTCTCGATCGTCGCGGCCCGGGGCGCCACCGGCGAGATCGCCTGCTACCCGCTCGTCGAGAACGTGCACGACGAGGGCATCCTGCGCCAGACCGTCGCCCCTGCGCCGGGCATCCCGGCGCAGGTCCAGGCCGAAGCCGAGCGCATCGCGCGCGGCGCGCTCGAGACGCTGAACTATGTCGGCGTCATCGCCATCGAGTTCTTCCTCGTCGGCGACCAGCTGTTTGTGAACGAGATGGCGCCGCGCGTGCACAACACCGGGCACTGGACCATCGAGGGCGCACGCACGAGCCAGTTCGCCCAGCACCTGCGCGCGATCCTCGGACTCCCGCTCGGCGATCCCACGCCGCTCGGGCGCTCGGTCATGTTCAACTGCGTGGGCGGCATGCCCTCGCTCGAGGACGTCATCACCATCGAGGGCGCGCACCTTCACGATTACGCCAAGGGCCGACGCCCAGGGCGCAAGGTCGGCCACCTCACCGTCGTCTCGCTGGGCGGGCCCGACGATCCCACCTTCGACGACCGCGTCGCGAAGGCCCGGGCGCTCGTCGACGGCGCGTGGCGGCGCTGA
- a CDS encoding amidohydrolase, with amino-acid sequence MTRSLLVVLVAIVASLSSLARAQTQEVADAVFLNATIHTMDDARPVAQAIAIKGDRVLRVGTEREIRPLVFPRTRVVDLRGATVLPGLIDAHAHMHGLGAYGLGMLDFSAAHDFHEVVEAVAQRAKGSEQGRWVLGGRWDHESWPGKELPTHHELSEAAPANPVWLRRVDGHAGLANAAAMRRAGITRDTPNPPGGEILRDETGEPTGVLVDNAMGLVTSVIDDASFTTEALVLKAQEMCLAAGLTGVHDMGITPDEIEVYQRLAREGKLKIRVYGLISGAYAQEWFARRTLITGPRFTMRGTKIYIDGAMGSRGAWMKAPYADRPVDSDGRPYTGLAVMTPDAIEAAARHALGRGYQVCVHAIGDRGNSETLDAFERAAESSGMPLATSRFRVEHCQLLDRSDIPRFGALGVIASMQPTHCTSDMRWVEERVGPERAKGAYAWQSLLDAGATLAFGSDFPVEHQNPFLGLYAAATRQNLDGWPEGGWLPEKRVSREQALRAFTLGAAYAEFNERRKGSLVEGKYADFVVIDRDIMSCEAREIADTRVFATVIAGEIVYESEGSPTREGR; translated from the coding sequence GTGACTCGATCGCTGCTGGTCGTGCTCGTCGCGATCGTCGCGTCGCTGTCGTCGCTCGCGCGCGCGCAGACGCAGGAGGTCGCCGACGCGGTCTTCCTCAACGCGACGATCCACACCATGGACGACGCGCGCCCCGTGGCGCAGGCGATCGCGATCAAGGGCGATCGCGTGCTGCGCGTGGGCACGGAGCGGGAGATCCGCCCGCTGGTTTTCCCGCGCACGCGCGTGGTGGATCTGCGCGGCGCGACGGTGCTGCCGGGGCTGATCGACGCGCACGCCCACATGCACGGGCTCGGCGCGTACGGGCTCGGCATGCTCGACTTCTCGGCGGCCCACGACTTCCACGAGGTGGTCGAAGCGGTCGCGCAGCGCGCCAAGGGCTCCGAACAGGGGCGCTGGGTGCTGGGCGGTCGCTGGGACCACGAGAGCTGGCCCGGCAAGGAACTCCCCACGCACCACGAACTGAGCGAGGCGGCGCCGGCGAACCCGGTCTGGCTGCGCCGCGTCGACGGGCACGCCGGGCTTGCGAACGCCGCGGCCATGCGACGGGCCGGCATCACGCGCGACACGCCTAATCCCCCGGGGGGAGAGATCCTGCGCGACGAGACGGGCGAACCCACGGGCGTGCTGGTCGACAACGCGATGGGGCTGGTGACGAGCGTCATCGACGACGCGTCGTTCACGACGGAAGCGCTGGTGCTCAAGGCCCAGGAGATGTGCCTGGCCGCGGGGCTGACCGGCGTGCACGACATGGGCATCACGCCGGACGAGATCGAGGTCTACCAGCGTCTCGCGCGCGAGGGAAAACTCAAGATCCGGGTATACGGTCTCATCTCGGGGGCGTATGCGCAGGAGTGGTTCGCGCGCCGGACGCTGATCACGGGCCCGCGCTTCACGATGCGCGGGACAAAGATCTATATCGACGGCGCGATGGGCTCGCGCGGCGCGTGGATGAAGGCCCCCTACGCGGATCGCCCCGTGGACTCCGACGGGCGCCCCTACACCGGCCTCGCGGTCATGACGCCCGACGCGATCGAGGCGGCGGCGCGCCACGCGCTCGGACGCGGCTACCAGGTCTGCGTGCACGCGATCGGCGATCGCGGCAACTCCGAGACGCTCGACGCTTTCGAGCGGGCGGCGGAGTCGTCGGGCATGCCGCTGGCGACCTCGCGATTCCGCGTCGAGCACTGCCAGCTCCTCGACCGCTCGGACATCCCGCGGTTCGGCGCGCTGGGGGTCATCGCGTCGATGCAGCCGACGCACTGCACGAGCGATATGCGCTGGGTCGAGGAACGCGTCGGCCCCGAGCGTGCGAAGGGCGCGTACGCGTGGCAGAGTCTGCTCGACGCCGGCGCGACGCTGGCGTTCGGGAGCGACTTCCCGGTGGAGCACCAGAACCCGTTCCTGGGGCTGTACGCCGCGGCGACGCGCCAGAACCTCGACGGGTGGCCCGAAGGCGGGTGGCTGCCCGAGAAGCGCGTCTCGCGCGAGCAGGCGCTGCGCGCGTTCACGCTGGGGGCCGCGTACGCCGAGTTCAACGAGCGGCGCAAGGGCTCGCTGGTGGAGGGCAAATACGCGGACTTCGTGGTGATCGATCGCGACATCATGTCGTGCGAGGCGCGCGAGATCGCGGACACGCGCGTGTTCGCGACGGTCATCGCCGGCGAGATCGTGTACGAGTCGGAGGGCTCCCCCACGCGTGAGGGCCGGTGA
- a CDS encoding M28 family peptidase yields MRPRTTRAALVAISLCAAAPFLGCTNTNEASAPVRPAPAYAYPITPQTIERQMRAIPPERPAARSVAGSEGLRATEDLLVQRLEAYGYAVRREPIPWPAPTSSAGWSNIIAEIPGHDAPDEVILVCAHFDAVPGSPGADDNASGTAGVLELARRLSAPDVADRAGRTIRFALFNLEEIGLIGSREHARLAAERARRGEERIVGVINLEMIGYFTDEPNSQRSPIPAIPGVFSPPTVGDSIVIVANQASSAFARELDARMRENQPSLKTLVVDFIPGAGRAVPDVRRSDHAPFWDIDVPAVMVTDTSEFRNPHYHKATDTIETLDLVRMAQVVRALEHAIRSMSVRESGSSERKGTPS; encoded by the coding sequence ATGAGACCACGCACCACCCGTGCCGCGCTCGTGGCGATCTCGCTGTGCGCCGCAGCCCCGTTCCTCGGCTGCACGAATACGAACGAAGCGTCGGCGCCGGTTCGTCCGGCCCCGGCGTACGCGTACCCCATCACGCCCCAGACGATCGAACGCCAGATGCGCGCCATCCCGCCCGAGCGACCCGCGGCGCGCAGCGTCGCCGGCTCGGAGGGGCTGCGCGCGACCGAGGATCTTCTGGTGCAGCGCCTGGAGGCCTACGGCTACGCGGTGCGGCGCGAGCCGATCCCCTGGCCCGCGCCCACCAGCAGCGCCGGGTGGAGCAACATCATCGCCGAGATCCCGGGGCACGACGCGCCGGACGAGGTGATCCTGGTGTGCGCCCACTTCGACGCGGTGCCGGGATCGCCCGGGGCGGACGACAACGCGTCGGGGACGGCGGGCGTGCTCGAGCTCGCGCGCCGGCTGTCGGCGCCCGATGTCGCGGATCGCGCCGGGCGCACGATCCGGTTCGCGCTGTTCAACCTCGAGGAGATCGGTCTGATCGGCAGCCGCGAGCACGCGCGTCTGGCGGCGGAGCGTGCGCGTCGCGGCGAGGAGCGGATCGTCGGCGTCATCAACCTTGAGATGATCGGGTACTTCACGGACGAGCCGAACAGCCAGCGCTCGCCCATCCCGGCGATCCCTGGGGTATTCTCGCCCCCGACGGTCGGCGACAGCATCGTGATCGTCGCGAACCAGGCGTCGTCGGCGTTCGCGCGGGAACTCGACGCGAGGATGCGCGAGAACCAGCCCTCGCTCAAGACGCTCGTGGTGGACTTCATCCCGGGCGCCGGGCGCGCGGTGCCGGATGTTCGGCGCTCTGACCACGCGCCGTTCTGGGACATCGATGTCCCGGCGGTGATGGTCACGGACACCAGCGAGTTCCGCAACCCTCACTACCACAAGGCGACCGACACGATCGAGACGCTGGACCTCGTGCGCATGGCGCAGGTGGTGCGGGCCCTCGAGCACGCGATCCGCTCGATGAGCGTGCGCGAGTCCGGCTCCTCCGAACGGAAGGGAACCCCGTCGTGA
- the nadC gene encoding carboxylating nicotinate-nucleotide diphosphorylase: MTDPNTLALADLWETLERDRRVEALLRLARDEDLGDAGDLTAIAMRSATRVARAEVRAREPMTVSGLAAIPLLTRVFGTTVRVAGGVADGGRAGAGQTLATLEGDLAQIVALERTLLNLVGRLSGVATLTSRYVDAVTGTRARILDTRKTTPGMRLFEKYAVRCGGGSSHRLGLYDAVLVKDNHIAPIALDDLAGELARASREIRAARSVLFFEVEVDTLAQLERVLSVEAGLIDIVLLDNMAPETLREAVRLRDARAPGVLLEASGGVRLDTVRAIAETGVDRISVGGLTHSAVSVDVGLDIR, translated from the coding sequence ATGACCGACCCGAACACGCTGGCTCTCGCCGATCTCTGGGAGACGCTCGAACGTGACCGACGCGTCGAGGCGCTGCTGCGCCTGGCGCGCGACGAGGACCTCGGCGACGCCGGCGACCTGACGGCGATCGCGATGCGCTCCGCGACTCGCGTGGCCCGGGCGGAGGTCAGGGCGCGCGAGCCGATGACGGTCAGCGGTCTCGCGGCGATCCCCCTGCTCACGCGCGTGTTCGGGACGACGGTTCGCGTCGCGGGGGGCGTCGCCGACGGCGGGCGCGCCGGGGCCGGGCAGACCCTCGCGACGCTCGAGGGCGATCTGGCGCAGATCGTGGCCCTTGAGCGCACGCTGCTGAACCTTGTCGGGCGGCTGTCGGGCGTCGCGACGCTGACGAGCCGGTACGTCGACGCCGTCACCGGGACGCGCGCCAGAATCCTCGACACGCGCAAGACCACCCCGGGCATGCGGCTTTTCGAAAAGTACGCGGTTCGCTGCGGCGGCGGGTCGTCGCATCGGCTCGGTCTGTACGACGCGGTGCTTGTCAAGGACAACCACATCGCGCCCATCGCGCTGGATGATCTGGCGGGCGAGCTGGCGAGGGCGTCTCGCGAGATCCGCGCGGCGCGTTCCGTGCTGTTCTTCGAGGTCGAGGTGGACACGCTCGCGCAGCTGGAGCGCGTGCTCAGTGTCGAAGCGGGGCTGATCGACATCGTGCTGCTTGACAACATGGCGCCCGAGACGCTCAGGGAAGCGGTGCGTCTTCGCGACGCGAGGGCCCCGGGTGTTCTGCTCGAAGCGTCCGGGGGGGTGCGCCTCGACACGGTGCGCGCGATCGCGGAGACCGGGGTGGACCGCATCAGCGTCGGCGGCCTGACACACTCGGCGGTGTCGGTGGATGTGGGCCTCGACATCCGTTGA
- the lpxK gene encoding tetraacyldisaccharide 4'-kinase, whose amino-acid sequence MTTDAPPLPSHQPPTTPLPPALGPVAAALEPVYRWAVRRRNRGFDRGERVWRAPVPVVSVGNLSVGGTGKTPMVMFLARELQAQGRRPVIAMRGYAKRAGERSDEEAEYLAALEGVRVLADPDRRGAIAACFGSGAKADCVLLDDGFQHRFVARDVDIVLLDATRDPFEGRCLPAGWLREPVESLRRAHAVVLTRTDRVTPERVRSILEKVRTIVGECPVVATTSHRWARVERHRPGERTERLEPADALRAARVHIVAGIGNPGAFAAQATAIGAFVASESRVPDHARYTRESVRAIVSEAQRHGAGAVLTTAKDWVKIAPLLREDASRGVDWLVPSVELEFHDGREDLLALVHGALDVPSP is encoded by the coding sequence ATGACGACTGACGCGCCCCCACTGCCAAGCCACCAGCCCCCGACGACGCCGCTCCCCCCGGCGCTCGGCCCGGTCGCGGCGGCGCTGGAGCCGGTGTATCGCTGGGCAGTGCGGAGGCGCAACCGGGGCTTCGATCGCGGCGAGCGCGTGTGGCGCGCGCCGGTTCCTGTCGTGAGCGTGGGGAACCTGTCCGTCGGTGGCACGGGCAAGACACCCATGGTGATGTTCCTGGCGCGCGAGCTGCAGGCGCAGGGACGCCGGCCCGTCATCGCGATGCGCGGCTACGCGAAGCGCGCCGGCGAGCGGTCGGACGAAGAAGCGGAGTACCTCGCGGCGCTCGAAGGCGTTCGCGTGCTCGCGGACCCAGACCGTCGCGGTGCGATCGCGGCGTGCTTCGGCTCGGGCGCCAAGGCCGATTGCGTGCTGCTGGACGACGGGTTCCAGCACCGCTTCGTCGCGCGGGACGTCGACATCGTGCTGCTCGACGCGACGCGCGACCCGTTCGAGGGCCGGTGCCTGCCGGCAGGGTGGCTGCGCGAGCCCGTCGAATCGCTGCGTCGGGCGCACGCCGTCGTGCTGACGCGCACCGACCGCGTCACTCCGGAGCGCGTGCGATCGATCCTCGAGAAGGTGCGAACGATCGTGGGCGAATGCCCGGTCGTTGCGACGACGAGCCACCGCTGGGCGCGCGTCGAGCGACACCGACCGGGCGAACGAACGGAGCGTCTGGAACCGGCCGACGCGCTGCGGGCCGCGCGTGTGCATATCGTCGCCGGCATCGGCAACCCCGGCGCGTTCGCGGCGCAGGCGACGGCGATTGGCGCGTTCGTCGCGAGCGAGTCGCGCGTGCCGGACCACGCGCGTTACACGCGCGAGAGCGTCCGAGCCATCGTGTCGGAAGCGCAGCGCCACGGCGCCGGGGCGGTCCTGACGACCGCCAAGGACTGGGTGAAGATCGCCCCCCTCCTGCGCGAGGACGCGTCGCGGGGCGTCGACTGGCTCGTTCCGTCGGTCGAGCTGGAGTTTCACGACGGGCGCGAGGATCTGCTCGCTTTGGTCCACGGCGCTCTGGATGTACCATCACCGTGA